The genomic region GAATTtagaggatcaaaccaggatccaggattggctacatgcaagtctGAGACCCTATCCACTGAacaatcactctggcctctgttttatttcttcatatttaacaaagaaaatatatattacttattatatataaattacataaattattatatacaataagttaaaatacatatataacttataaattatatttacatttatataagttaaataaatataaatttatatgttagaattatatattatatatatatattctatataatatatatagaatatattttagaatttgttCCTTCTTAGCTTTTTCACTGCAAGATCCACTTATGTTGTCACAATGGCAAGTTTCCATCTTTTTTAatacctgaaaaatattttattatgtaagtgCATTATGTGTTTATCTAATCTTCTGTTTATGGGCACCTAGGATGTTTCCATGTCTTAATaccaatattctttttaaatggtGAGTGTAATGAcctggagcaatagaatagctAGTAGGGATTTTGCTTTGTGAGcaactgatccagattcaatatCAAGCATTCTATATAGTTCTTTGAACCCTTCTAGGAGGGACATGAGCCAGAaacaccctgaacactgctatatgtgaaccaaaaaagaaacccaaatattAGAAAACACTCTAAAATATTAGTGTAATTTTTATATCAGAAACTACATGTATAAGGTCTCTGTGATCTGATACCAATACCAGAgaagtaataaaacaaaatctataaTCCATTACTATGACTTTTCATGTAATGATATATTCAACTAATTAATATCCAGCATTTAgggagataaaattaaaaataaaaagtgggataACATCAAATTGAAAAGAttcttcacagaaaaaaaataaaacaaatgaaaatgtaaaCCACCGAGTAGAAACATATGTGAGGGTATGGTTAAAATAAACTTATGAGCCCTTTtgctaaaaaatataaattgtagtTGATATGATGAATAAAAGTATGGAGATTACCCAGGAAGCAAGTAATAACACTCCCATATAACACAGATAAGCCTCCCTGCAGGTATATCTGAAGGAAATGCTATCTTGAAGAGACACACAGTTCTTTATTATCATTGCAGTATTTTTAATAGCCAAGATATTGAAACAGCAGCAATGTCATCAAAAGGaatgaagtaattaaaaatatgaaataggcCAGATCAATAGTGCAtaaggtagggattttgcctttgTTGTAGCAGGCCTAGGATTCTCCAGAGCATCAGCAGTAGTAatacctgagttcagagtcaagaataagtccttagcattgctaggagtggcccaaaaccgaATAAAATATGATAACTTTGATTTtggatatttcaaaataatttgtgttaacagttacattttgtttttatatcattCTCAATTTGCAGAAAAGAAGCATTGACAAGAAATGTAGGAAGAAATGATAAGAATATAGTAAATCAAAATAGTGGTATGCATTACCATCAGCTTCTTTGGTATGGATATAGAATGTGAATCATTCATGCAAAGGGATTTTAAAATaagcaatcagaaaaaaaatactaataaaaggATTGACTGTCTAAATCTCATttgcttttaaataaagttttactttAGTTAAAATTCCCTTAAAATTTGGGATCCAAGTTCAAAAACTAGCTTCACTCTTCATTTGGCAATAAATTCCCTGAATTGCAAAAGGGATATAGCCTATATCCTTATAGTTAAGGATAAAATAAAGGATATTATCTATAAGAATTAATCATCAATATTTTCATAACTCTCAGGGTATTCCCTTTAAATTGGAGCCCTTGATTTTCCCAAAAAACTACAACTTACTTATCAAATGAATGCAAATTGTCAATTATGTTTCAAAGCAGTTGCTTCTGATTTCTTAATATCCAGAAGACCTCCCAAAGGGAGGGGGTGGATTAAGAAACTCTTAACATAGTTTCCTAGCACATTTCTGATAAATCCAGTATGTAGTAAAAATCTTTTCATCACCTCAATTCAGATTTTGATCTATAAACAAAGCATTTCAAAGAAGCATTCTGAAAACAGAAATTTTGGCAGAAACTTTCCTCATGATAAGCTTTCCTCATATATCAAATAACACGATATAAGAATATAATGTGGGAGGATGGTTCTGTACATTTCCTCTTTAAATATTGTGATTATTGTTTGCTATTCACTTTTGATCAATTATCATGAATCCAAATCTTTCTCTGAATGTGTGTAATCTTTCCTATTCGACATCTTCTCAATTCTTTAAGTTCACCTCATATATACtattttactcatatttttatGGTACAGTACCTCCTCTGACCTGAGGCACATTTATTTCTGCACTTAGCTGTGATCCAGATTTGGATATCACTTAAACAAAAaggattttaatatgtatttttactGTTGACCacattttattgtttcaaaaaaGATCAGAGACAGAAGCAAATTATAGGCATGCAGACTGCTGTCGTAGTTGATTTCACTGAGAACATATAAAGTCCCTGGAATTTCTAATTCTCTGGGCACCATTTTACTCATCATTGATTCTTAGTCAAAAGCCCCATGTACAAGTTATTTCATACAAGATTTAACCATCAAGAGAATAGTTACAGTtctagcttttaaaatattttccttgaaaTTTGCTGCAATTTGCAGGGAActgtaaaatatcattttttaaaattatctttatttaaactgtgattacaaatatcatttttaaaattttctttacataaactgtgattacaaatatgattgtagttgtatgattacagtcatgtaaagaacaccccccttcaccagtgcaagattcctaccaccaatttcacagatcaccctcctccccacctcacccacacctgtactcaagacaggctttctatttcccttattcattcacaatcttatgatagttttcagtgtagttatttctctaactgaactcatcactctatgtggtgagctccatgtcattagctgcacctatatgggaggatggggggaagtaagggttgggactgaggcagtaaaaaaattagaaatgagctttgtagggcagcatcaaggtcacaatacaagatggatattatgcatatataaactatatgtatacaatactatcaataggagaccaaggagaaaaaattttcagtgactgtcccaacataaaccagtgctagaacggcctgccctcctcccaaagcgcattcccaatagtgtagggagaggtagggggaaaacCTGAtaacccctatagagtccacttgGACCAGCACCGAGGGAGGGCCTGGAGttcaggggagaaaaagggggatggctggggacctaccaagcctcccagcactctccaggctagggagaaggcctccggcatggggcctccccaaaccccataacaGGCAAGacctggcctccagaatcaaagaggaagcCAAATGTTTGCCCAGCCTCATCCCcgtgcacctcccccctggagtacggaaggaggggggaagcctgaggacccttaAGAGTCCacatgaacccacttctggccatctgagcccgCACCCAGGccgggcctggagtccaggggagaaaaagggggatagctaggggcctgtcaagcctcccagcactctccaggctagggagaaagccttcagCATGGGGTCaacccaaaccccatgcctggcaagaattgcataagctcagtttttcagacctgttgtttcagtgtgaaaatttctaatttcagtcataaaatcctcttgatgcttaattgtgctccaagtctatcgatgctttttaTGAGCTCCCTGAACaccttccataattctactctaaatctcttatttgagaggatacctagctgtttcctactttttagattatcagagcagccatcttgatttctttaaacatgggggtgtactgcaaaatttctccattggtaaggctgtagattgcttttttttttttttttttttggtttttcgggtcacacccatttgatgctcaggggttagtcctggctaagcgctcagaaattgcccctggcttggggggaccataatgggacactggggcattgaactgtggtccttctttggctagcacttgcaaggcagacaccttacctctagtgccacctcaccggcccctgtagattgcttcttacagtgtggagaaatggaattcaggggttgaAAGATAAGCCACTGCCTTGCTTTTTGGGTGTGGTGcctggtgtctctaggctggctcagcagaaaagaggcagagagcatggccaccatcccttttaagtctctgggtgcccaatcacatggcaggaattggcttCACATTTGTTGGGTgaggacatcttaccgggtgtcattcctggagagattatggtccctGGTGTCTCAAGGctggctcagcagagaaaagttaaaatatcattttaaaagaagttagaagaagaaagacaataccagatgtttttatttgtggtatataaaattaaagaacaagGGGTTAAATACAAGGTATCAAGGGAGAGATAATTATATTGCCCCGTTATCTATATTATAAGGAATGGAAGAAATTGGGACAGAGGAAGTAGAAAGAGGCAGATGGGAGAGAACAATGGTAAGGGGCAGGAGCCTAGAACACATTGGCCTTGGAgcctgttatatatttatatatatgaaccaCAAAATTGAAAGCATGAAATTTAAGCTACAAGAACCAATCTTTAAAATGTGCTTATTAAAGTAGACAGACTGGGAGGGAAGTTGGTACTGGTGGTGAAATTGACCGCCATACAATTGgaaaattgtatgcctgaaacttactatgaataactttgtaaatcagtgtctCTGTCTcagtaaaattgtttttatatttatagcttctagacaggcttctccaagctttcttttttcccaacagaactacagaacttgaatcatgttgttctgcctcataaattgagggggaaaagaaaactggatggtaccaggagcaaacagtcacatgaacattgagtggaaataaaaaatgaccatacctaaacaccaaacccaaagtcaatgagaacagaatcaagatacccattCTAAACAAGCTATACACCAAGGGAACCTATTACTCTAGCATTTTTAGGGGGCAAAATGTGGAagtaagggatgcatgctgggaacaggggcagagggaggacaacactggtggtgggaatgaccctaattcactgtcactaggtACCTTAagtataactatgaaagacttgtaattcacattggtcacaataaaaattattttaaaaatatcttaaagttCTGTTCCTCTCCTATATGTTTCAAAATCATCTTCTCACACCCAATCATGGCTACAACCATATTTGTTTACTGTGATAAATGATTTATCCCATTTTTTAGCATCTCTCTAATGCCTAAGATTGATTGGAGGAGAAATTCTGGGCAGCACTTTTGATATTTCTAAGCATTTATTTGCTAATATCACTCCCTGTTTATCTCTTTCAACATGCCAAGATCTTTCCAGCTCATTTTACTCTATTATTTTACATATGGGTTACCATGTGTAGGAGAGAGGATCAAATAAGACATAGTTCGTTTGATTCTGAGAAGTTGAAGGATTTAACCATtttcaagaatttttatttttcttggacacTGTGTGTTGGATTCTTGCCctaaaaaaatcatgtttttacattagagtaaaaataataaaccttAAGCTTAAAGAAAGCTAACCATGATAATTAATGTCTTGGAGttaaagggatttttcaaagttATACCCTAACTCTATTTGCTCAGGGAAATTGACTGTAGGTCTTAGCTCCTAAAACTTGTTTTATAATCTCCATATAAAACCTCAATCATTAGGTACTCAACATTCAAATTTCCCAATTttgaatcacttttttttctatttttctttttcctttggtttgTATTTGAACCATTGTGGTACTTGATCAAAGCCTGGTTCTGGGAACACTCCAAGAGATGCTCATGTAATTTTATGTGGTGCAAAGGACAGAGCATTAGTCAGTAACAAAGTAGGCAATTTACCTACTACAGTACATACTACCTCTTTGGCCCTggttacctttatttttattttttttttaattttttggcaacCCTATGGCTGTCTAAAAATTTCAGTAATCGGAAATGAATTCATTTAAAGTTATTAGTCTtggatttataaaatattttagtattaataCCATATTTGGTTATATAGTTGTAGGGATGCAAAGAGATGAAAAGTCTGATAATAATGCTCATCAACTCGATATTCTTACATATACTTATCAAATTCTCTGTTTTTctgaaatagaaatttattaGACTTAAGGTATATCCTATTTTCATAGCCCATGTTACCATGCTTCActtcttttcctaattttttttttcttagatcgTGTTTCCTAAttgggttgaaaaaaaaaaactaattctgGGGTTTTGGAGgctgatgttatttttttcttttttttaccgtGTTCTATATATCTCTAAAGGGAAGGAGTTGGCTAAAGGacattattatctttttatatcaGTTCATTTGTTTTATGCCTTAAGCATTCTTTGTTCCTGATGTAGGCTTGGGACATCCTATTTCTTAGAATCAACGCTATACAAAATATAGGTCTAAATAAAGCCAAAGGGAAATCAGATTGTACTTATAATTCCTTCTGGAAAGAGAACAATGTCTTGTATAGAGGAGACAttggggaagaggaaggaaaaatgagCTGAACTTATGGAAGGAAGCTGGCAGCCTCAGTTTTTCTCTGTTGGCATAACCagtctctttttattcttttcctggaAGCAAAACTTGATACCAGAGCCTCTGAGCTTTCTCTACaaataaaagaagggaaaatCTGAGTGGTGATCGCATTCAGGTCCTTGAGGTAGCCAAAATGATGTCCTTTGTTCCTCTTCTCCTGGTGGGCATCCTCTTCCCTGCAATCCAGGCCAAACAATTCACCAAATGTGAGCTGTACCCGATACTGGCAGAGCTCAACTACTCTGATTTCACTTTGCCGGAATGTAAGTTCCTTGCTGCCCTCCTTCCTCccattctccatttttttttaactcttcttAATGCTTCTTTTCCTCCAACTTTCCATTCTCTTCATTAAATTCTATAATAGTCATTTTTCTTCTTGGCTTATAAGTTTGCTCTTTTATTACATTACTTTACCTATTTGTTCTGCTCTTTCATTGTTTAATATGttttgaaattctatttttatgtagTCAGATAATATGGGATATATCATATCTGAAGATTGACTAGAGAGTCTTTTTAGTTCTGGGAATATAGGTTTTCACTTACATTGTAACTGAACATCTCTATGATgcctctttctcattctttctcagtGATCTGTGTTATGTTTCACATCAGTGGATATGACACACAGACCGTAGTTAAAAGCAAGGACAGCACAAACTATGGAATTTTCCAGATTAGTAATAAAATGTGGTGCCATGATAACCAGTTCCCCGAGTCAAAGAACTTATGCAACATCTCTTGTGATAGTAAGTACTAGAAACTTTGCCTTATTTTCACTgtattaccatcaccaaatttgtccttcctccactcccGTTCCCATCCAGCACCCcatttcccccaccctcaccccccgagctgtagagtaagtggtcccctctgtgtctagcttactacacagtgatcatatatctgtttggtcctggtaccaccccttattcccccctctatttgagaggcagaactagatagttcaagttttcTAGCACTTTCCCCAGGGCTAATTTTCTTTCCAAGTAAATACATATAGAATTAACTACCTTAAATTCTGTATCAACTTCCATATCCACTGTGAAACTTGAATTAGTAATATTATAAAAACctgttacattttttaattaaataatttttattttgacccaagtggattacaaatctttcactgtaatattttaggtacatagtgacattgaatcaggggcctttccaccaccagtgttgtcctccctccacccttgttcccagcatgcatcccatatcccccttttttgatcccccggactgctagtataagtggtcccctctgtgtctagcttgttgtagattgggtttcaattttgttgtctttagatttttttttatcatcccatgcaggtctagagagatagtatgggtaAAAACACTTGCTTTCCTTGCACTGCTGAGTAGACCACAATCCTCCTCAATGCCCCTGCTCcctcacacacaaaagaaatgttCCTTTATACTCAAATATCCAACACAGCCCCCTAAAACTTCACAAGTAAATGATTTGAATTGTCTAGGATCTTGGTGTCTGATACCTGCATCTTCAAAGTAAGCCAATTTATGAAGTAGCtaattctttgaggaagtttcaaGAAAATTAAGGTAGTACTGCACAGgggaaagtatttttaatatataaaataatctatatagAAGTCTACATTACAGAAGGACCAGATTTACTAGACACGGGGAACACAGAAACTTGCTGCATTGTAAGGTAATACTGAgctaattattatttctttccctttaatCCCTGCTAGAACTCC from Suncus etruscus isolate mSunEtr1 chromosome 11, mSunEtr1.pri.cur, whole genome shotgun sequence harbors:
- the LALBA gene encoding LOW QUALITY PROTEIN: alpha-lactalbumin (The sequence of the model RefSeq protein was modified relative to this genomic sequence to represent the inferred CDS: substituted 1 base at 1 genomic stop codon), whose translation is MMSFVPLLLVGILFPAIQAKQFTKCELYPILAELNYSDFTLPELICVMFHISGYDTQTVVKSKDSTNYGIFQISNKMWCHDNQFPESKNLCNISCDKLLDDDISDDLNCVKKILETKGIDYWSAHKALCSDMLEQWLXKKS